CGGCGCGCCCGCTCGACGGACTCGCGCAAGAGCTCCAGCAGGTTCTGGCGGTCGCGGGGCGAGAGCCGTGTGTCACTCATCTTGGTGGTATCGGTCGTCCAGATGGGCGATCCCCAGCGCGGGTCGCCCTGGGTGCGCGGGACGACGTGCCAGTGGAGGTGCGGGGCCACGTTGCCGAGCGAGGCGACGTTGACGTGGTCGGGGCGGACGGCGCGCATGAGTCCCACCGTGGTCACGCGCAGGTCGTCGGAGAACGCGGCCCACTCCTCGCGCGACAGGTCGTCGGGGCGCGGCGCGTGGCGCGGGTCGAAGACCAGCACGCACTGACCGCGGTAGGTCTGATTCTTCGCGAGATACAAAGAAGAGATCGACAGCCGGGCCAGGAAGTCCCACTCGGAAGTCACCGGCGGCCGCGGCTCGCACAGCGTGCAGCCTTCCCCGCGCAGGCGCGCCTCCCAGTCGAGACTCATCGCCGTTCCCCCGCCGCGCACCATGACGGGAGAACCCACTTGACGCCAGGGCGAAAACAGAGCGAAAATACGCGAAGAGAAGACGAATGAAGGCGGAATGAGATGACGGACAACGATCACGGAGGCACCCCGGCGGCCCCGGCCTTGGCACTGGCCTCGGAGCGGGAGCCAGAAGCCGGCTCGCAGCGATGGAACGGCTTGCCTGCCTCGTTCTCGCGGATCTGCCACTCGCCGCGAGCCTCCGGGCCGAGCCCGAGCTGGCCGCGAAGCGGGTTGCGATCGTGGAGCAGCGCGACCGGAAAGGCCGGAGCGCGCAGAGCCCGGCCATCATCGCAGGGTTCTATCGCGGACTGACCGTCGCACAGGCCAAGGCGGTCGAGCCCGGGCTCGAGGTCCGCACTTTCTCACTCGAGGGCATGCGCTCGACCGAGCAGGCGTTGCTCGACGTGGCCAGCTCGGTCTCGCCGCGCGTCATGGTCGCCGCGCCAGGCCTGGTGTTC
This Myxococcota bacterium DNA region includes the following protein-coding sequences:
- a CDS encoding HIT domain-containing protein, with amino-acid sequence MSLDWEARLRGEGCTLCEPRPPVTSEWDFLARLSISSLYLAKNQTYRGQCVLVFDPRHAPRPDDLSREEWAAFSDDLRVTTVGLMRAVRPDHVNVASLGNVAPHLHWHVVPRTQGDPRWGSPIWTTDTTKMSDTRLSPRDRQNLLELLRESVERARR